One region of Plasmodium gaboni strain SY75 chromosome 6, whole genome shotgun sequence genomic DNA includes:
- a CDS encoding putative 60S ribosomal protein L27a: MATRFKKNRKKRGHVSAGHGRVGKHRKHPGGRGKAGGLHHMRINFDKYHPGYFGKVGMRHLNLLKNRTYCPTINVDKLWGLLPEEKKKEFSANKDIAPVIDVTRKGYFKVLGNGKLKHNQPIVVKARYFSSVAEKKIKAVGGQCILVA, encoded by the exons atggCAACAAGATTTAAGAAGAACAGGAAAAAGAGAGGTCATGTTTCAGCTGGTCACGGTCGTGTTGGTAAACACAGAAAACATCCTGGTGGAAGAGGAAAAGCTGGAGGTTTACATCACATGAGAATTAATTTTGATAAATATCACCCCGGTTATTTTGGAAAg GTTGGTATGAGacatttaaatttattaaaaaatagaaCCTACTGCCCAACCATTAATGTAGATAAATTATGGGGACTTTTACCagaagaaaagaaaaaagaattttCTGCAAATAAAGATATTGCACCTGTTATTGATGTAACAAGAAAAGGATATTTTAAAGTTTTAGGAAATGGTAAATTAAAACACAATCAACCAATTGTAGTAAAAGCAAGATACTTTTCATCAGTTGctgagaaaaaaattaaagcTGTTGGTGGTCAATGTATATTAGTTGCttaa
- a CDS encoding putative membrane protein (conserved Plasmodium membrane protein, unknown function), which translates to MEEYILLIFFMAYLLISGIIGTRLIIIYSHKEENNRLVYIIIKCFIIIGYILSWTIILLVPIDVYYNTYKDIEKYIDIFKLFRICYWLSILYIFMLTPIMFIIYSESDKKIYTFNKHHIKIKNQNKGKNNNNKNNGYIINDGKFINDDNIINDNNYYNKMTYKTIYKKIIPVTLFFFLSFISFLYLTFLYLKKLSLSLNAQECELWYNYIKEIYKTNFVIYNIRKIEHCENIKNTNIKIIINLKFNDYIIIIISFIGFLFFIFYGGIGLISLPLNLINSYIYRKKKIKKDDLKKQLDIINRKSKMLLNITETLQKEKNQLLKMNYFRSFFKYIKYNREKNFLNYTVHNLEKEYDILLDNYTNNNNILFPYLSLFLGIIFLIISTIIIMHLLVYIIIDVLKYNDDIINSLTFLDSLLVYLVQIRLSVLSTIIYTFIMSYLLVCSLSGFIQFCSKLSLGFIFVLEKRGTYLNSLLLNICLFFFISLGISLFSTKIFYTYSSFTYATFLFDLTLKNIRFIGPLYSNNTFLYILLLINFITLVLFLLHKKCDISFLSVPEKFSKITEQEIIEDNIKSNDVCINFDRKSIRDMKLFK; encoded by the exons atggaggaatatattttattaattttttttatggCATATTTACTCATATCAGGAATTATCGGTACACGcttaataataatatatagccataaagaagaaaataatcggctggtttatattataattaaatgctttattataattggttatatattatcttgGACAATAATATTGTTAGTACCTATAGACgtttattataatacatataaagatatagaaaaataCATAGACATATTCAAATTATTTAGAATATGTTATTGGTTAAGtatattatacatttttatgttaACACCTATTATGTTTATCATATATTCAGAATCAgacaaaaaaatttatacCTTCAATAAACATcatatcaaaataaaaaatcaaaataaaggaaagaataataataacaaaaataatggttatattattaatgatggtaaatttattaatgatgataatattattaatgataataattattataacaagATGACATACAAAAccatttataaaaaaattataccTGTAACacttttcttttttttatcatttatttcttttctcTATTTAACTTTCTTATATCTCAAAAAATTAAGTTTAAGCTTAAATGCTCAAGAGTGTGAGTTATGGTATAATTACATCAAAGAAATATACAAAACAAATTTTgtcatatataatataagaaaaatagAACATTgtgaaaatataaaaaatacaaatattaaaataatcatTAATCTAAAATTCaatgattatattattataattatctCATTTATTGgatttcttttttttatattctatGGTGGTATCGGATTAATATCATTACCTCTCAATTTAATtaattcttatatatatagaaaaaaaaaaattaaaaaagatgaCTTAAAAAAACAACTAGACATAATAAACAGAAAAAGTAAAAtgttattaaatattacaGAGACATtacaaaaagaaaaaaatcaattattaaaaatgaattatttccgatcattttttaaatatataaaatataatagggaaaaaaattttcttaATTATACAGTGCATAACTTAGAGAAAGAGTATGATATTTTACTAGACAATTATAccaacaataataatatcttaTTTCCATACTTATCACTTTTCTTAggaataatatttttaatcataagtacaataataattatgCATTTGTTAGTATACATTATAATCGatgtattaaaatataatgatgaCATTATAAATAGCCTCACATTTTTAGATTCACTTTTGGTG TATCTTGTACAAATAAGATTGTCTGTCCTTTCAACAATAATTTATACATTCATTATGTCTTATTTACTTGTTTGTTCATTGTCAGGATTTATTCAATTTTGCTCAAAa TTAAGCCTAGGATTCATATTTGTATTAGAGAAAAGGGGCACATATCTTAATTCTCTTCTTTTGAATATatgtcttttttttttcatttctttaGGAATATCATTATTCTCAACC AAAATATTCTATACCTATTCGAGTTTTACATATGctacatttttatttgatttgacattgaaaaatataagatTTATTGg ACCATTATACTcaaataatacatttttgtatattcttttactaattaattttataacaCTGGTTTTATTTCTCCTACATAAGAAATGTgatatttcttttctttcTGTCCCAGaaaaattttcaaaaataaCAGAACAAGAGATAATAGAAgacaatataaaaagtaatGATGTGTGCATAAATTTTGATAGGAAAAGTATAAGAGACatgaaattatttaaataa